A segment of the Maylandia zebra isolate NMK-2024a linkage group LG2, Mzebra_GT3a, whole genome shotgun sequence genome:
CTGGTTAAATTAATTTAGGATAAGTAACACAATGTATAACTCTCTCTTGGTGTAACTGCCACCCCATGTGAAGGTGAAAAAGTGTGTTATCTCTAAATAATTTCATCAAGTAAGTGGAGAACAGGtgttaaaaaatacatgtgacatACAGTCATGTAGACATCccattataaataaaaatatgcacCAAACCCTCCTCATGAATCCATCCACTGTTTCCATTCTCATCAGTATTAAACATAGGAGTAGGTGTTCTCTCTTTGGAACGGGGTTTACTGGGTGCGCCTAGCAGGATCACATGTTAGGTGTGGTGATTTCAGGTCAGGTACAGTGTTTAAACACACGCACGTGTGGCTTCTAAGTATCATAAGACTAATTTAAGGAACAAGTAAACTTTAAGAATCAAATATGGTAAAGAAATTGGAAATACAGGGTTTAATGCCCAAATATGGTGCAGCAGCTGTTTCAGGCTGCTGATTATTCACAGCACAGCAGTGATTGTTCATTCATGTTATCACATTTAACTTCAGGCATCATCGGTTCATCAACCATTTGAACTGCGCTTGTGTGATTTATCCAACAGTGAACGATGCAGTGAAGGTACGCATGGAGGGAGGAGTGATGGACGAGTGTGAGGCAAGTAAAGATGTCCTGCTGAGTGACACCATGGACCAGTACAGGACTTTCCAGATGTGTGAGCGCCTGCTGCACAGTCCGGCCAAACTAGCCAACCAGCTGCTGTTCCAGATCCCTCCTCATCGGCAAATCATGCTCATAGAGAGGTGCGGCCATGACGCTCTAATTTAATTAACCCATTTATTTCAGAGGAGTCACAACTCTCTATTCCTGTATTTATTTGCCAAACCTCCTCCTTTATGCTACGTTTCTTCTCATGgcaatttgttttttgtgtctctTGCCTTGTTTAGATACTATGCTTTTGATGATACATTTGTTCGTGAGGTCCTGGGAAAGAAGCTCTCCAAGGGAACAAAGAAAGACTTGGACGACATCAGTGCCAAGACAAGTGTGACACTAAAAAGCTGCAGACGACAGGTAAGTCTTCACTGTGCATTGTAAAGATTGATATTTTAAAGCTCCGGCAGTGTGTTATTGAATGGTAGGATACAGCTGAGTGttgaaacaaacatcaaaccaTGCCAGAGCTCCTGTTGTGTGCTGGCTTCAACAATTAATTTGGTTTTATAGCTCTGGGTACATTTTATTAGTTGTGGTGGGATTTCTGATTGTGGAGCAGATTCTTTCAGTATTAGTAAATCTCTTGCATTGTGTGTGTAATTTCAGTTCGACAACTTCAAACGTGTTTTCAAAGTTGTCGAAGAGCTGAAGGGACCCCTGGTGGAGAACATACGTCAGCATTTTCTTCTGTCTGACAAACTTGCAAGGTAATCAGCGACAGGCACAGAGCACAAGCCTTCTGCCTCAGGCTTGTGTTTTACAGCAGTTGTATAACTTAAAATCTGTTATGTTGTAGTGTTGTGATGAATTAATATGTTATTTTGCAACAAATTCTAACGAAATACCACATGAAAAGATTGGGTGCTCTGATtgcttggttttattttgtgtttttttaaatgccgtGTGTTTATTGTCTTTATCACAGGGATTACGCTGCCATCGTTTTCTTTGCCAACAATCGGTTTGAGACGGGAAAAAGAAAGCTGCAATACCTCAGTTTCCAGGATTTTGCTTTCTGTGCCGGTCAGCTTATCAGCAACTGGACAGTTGGGGCTGTTGGTGAGTGCTTAGTTttgactcaaataaccacttgatTAGAACCAAAGTATCTCTAAACACACATAGTATCAAACCTTGAAGGACATAGGCTACAGCAGCTGAAGACCGCACTGGGTACCTCTCCCTTTAGCTAAGAAACTGAGGCTCAAATTCACACAGGCTCAACAAAATTGAACAATAGaatattggaaaaatgttgcctggtctgatgagtctcgacTCCTGTTGTGATGTTATGAGGTAAAGCCAGCatagatccatcctgccttgcatAAATGGTTCTGGCTTGTAGTGGTTGTGTGATGGTGTGGGAATATTTTCTTGGTACTTTTTGGGCCCCTTAGCTCCAGCTCAGCATCATTTAAATACCACAGCATTCCTGAGTACtattgctgaccatgtccattccTTTATGAAGATATTGTACCCATCTTCTCACTAgtaacaaatctgcagcaactgtgtgatgctgtcatgtcaaacCTGAGGAATGTTTTTAGCACTTTGTTGACCctatgaagaattaaggcagttctgaaggtaaAAAGCTGGTCAAACCTGCtattagcaaggtgtacctTAACAAAGCCTATAACTATATGTTGATTGTGTTTACTAAATAAAGTTTAGATCAATGGCTCTGTCAGTGAGGTTTACTGACCACCAGAGGTCCTTCAGGCTTTACTTCATCAGTAAGAGGATGAATTTTAAATTCCCAGGTTAACAATTAGGAGAGTGAAAGAGGGAATAATATTAGGTAGCATCTGAGTCATTATACTTAATAACCAAGTAGTTATAAgaacacaaatatttaaaatataatttctaGAAATATTTCCCATTAAACTAACTTGACAGTGTCTGAATTTTCCTGTAGACAACATGGTGGAAGACATGGACGTCGATCTTGACAAAGAGTTTTTGCAAGAACTGAAAGAGCTGAAGATTTTAATCACTGACAAAGATCTGCTCGATCAACACAAAAGGTAACAGGAACACGCTTTCCAGACACTTCCATGTTTTGCTGACTCCTGAAAAAGCTTCTgaatttttttaatctgttttcttttcctttcttctcttATTTCTGCTCAGTTTGGTCTGTACAGCCCTGAGAGGAAAGACGAAAGTTTTCATTGAGATGGAGGGTAGTTTCAAGGTGAGAGATGATAAGTATCTTTATGATATTCCGTGAGAATAACTGTGAAAAGGAAATAACAGTTTCGAATGTAATTTTGTTTCTGCAGAATCTTTCCAGAGGCCTCATCAACATAGCTGCAAAGCTGACCAACACAAAAGATGTCAGAGATTTCTTTATTGATCTTGTAGAGAAGGtgagattttctttaaaaaaaaaaaaaaaaaaaaaatatatatatatatatatatatatatatatatatatatatatatatatatatatatatatatatatatatataaaagtaaAGACGGCTCAGCCAGCCTGAATACTTTAATGTCTGTCCCAGCATCAGTCTGCCTTTGAGGCTTTATGCTGTAACCTTCTCACCTCCTTTTATCCCACAGTTTATTGAGCCGTGCCGTTCAGACCGGTGGTCAGCTGCGGACATGAAACTCTACCTCACTCATTACACCAACTCTGCACACATACTCGACACATTCAAGTGAGTTAATGTGCTTTTATTCTCCGAAGCTTATCAGTCAGAGCCTGGCACCGACCCAGGTTATCAATTCCCCCGGGGTATCCTGTGCTAAAATAGAGCTGT
Coding sequences within it:
- the fibpa gene encoding fibroblast growth factor (acidic) intracellular binding protein a — protein: MSVELDVFVGNTTIMDEEVYQLWLDGYTVNDAVKVRMEGGVMDECEASKDVLLSDTMDQYRTFQMCERLLHSPAKLANQLLFQIPPHRQIMLIERYYAFDDTFVREVLGKKLSKGTKKDLDDISAKTSVTLKSCRRQFDNFKRVFKVVEELKGPLVENIRQHFLLSDKLARDYAAIVFFANNRFETGKRKLQYLSFQDFAFCAGQLISNWTVGAVDNMVEDMDVDLDKEFLQELKELKILITDKDLLDQHKSLVCTALRGKTKVFIEMEGSFKNLSRGLINIAAKLTNTKDVRDFFIDLVEKFIEPCRSDRWSAADMKLYLTHYTNSAHILDTFKHQVVWDRYMGVVKSCIFKMYHD